In Synechococcus sp. Nb3U1, one DNA window encodes the following:
- a CDS encoding endonuclease III domain-containing protein, whose product MDSTPHRLHNHSEALEPLTVEQVLTRLEQCFGIPRPVSPGGLSFHPDLLDELVGTILSQKTTVRISGAEQVHNSSRAFRALKAAFPRWEQVLTADPEALALIIRPGGLPNLKAVRIQELLAEIQNQQGSLQLDFLAELDNERALDYLLSLKGVGLKTATCVLLFGLGRDLCPVDTHVHRLANRLGLVRAKHPDETFAQLSGRIPVGKAYSLHINLIRLGKRICKARMPECGRCPLRRECPSALLRQR is encoded by the coding sequence TTGGACAGCACTCCGCACCGCCTACACAACCACTCCGAAGCTCTAGAGCCACTGACGGTGGAACAGGTTCTGACTCGACTGGAGCAGTGCTTTGGGATCCCAAGGCCCGTTAGCCCCGGCGGCCTGTCCTTCCACCCTGACCTGCTGGATGAACTGGTGGGCACAATTCTTTCCCAAAAAACCACCGTTCGCATTAGCGGTGCGGAGCAGGTTCACAACAGCAGCCGCGCCTTTCGTGCCCTCAAAGCAGCCTTTCCCCGTTGGGAACAAGTATTGACTGCCGACCCGGAAGCGCTAGCCCTAATCATTCGCCCCGGAGGATTGCCCAATCTCAAGGCAGTTCGCATTCAAGAGCTGCTGGCAGAAATTCAAAACCAACAGGGATCCCTGCAACTAGACTTCTTGGCAGAACTGGACAATGAACGCGCCCTCGACTACTTGCTCTCCCTGAAAGGGGTAGGGCTGAAAACTGCCACCTGTGTGCTGTTGTTTGGGTTGGGCCGTGATCTCTGCCCGGTCGATACCCATGTGCATCGGCTGGCCAATCGCTTGGGCCTAGTGCGGGCTAAACATCCCGACGAGACCTTTGCGCAACTGTCTGGCCGCATTCCAGTCGGCAAAGCCTATTCCCTCCACATCAACCTGATCCGCCTCGGCAAACGCATCTGCAAAGCCCGTATGCCCGAATGTGGCCGCTGCCCGCTGCGCCGAGAGTGTCCTTCCGCCCTACTGCGACAGCGCTGA
- a CDS encoding chloride channel protein, producing MNSVSVSDPRLRFSSENLLLLLAAGVGLGTGLLVIGFRYLIGWFRYLLQDTLVDSLLPLGSWVLALAPVLGGLLISALWIAVPLPSFSLSNLVSPTRPLAPRPWWIPLKLLAAAISLGAGASLGPEAPSVESGGLLGSLLGQSLSLSRERVQLLVAAGAAAGLAAGFNAPIAGVFLALELALSRSFTTSAVSVVVLAAVVAALIAQVGLGAQPAFLLPAITQPAFVLPAYEVQGLLEVPFYLGLGLLASLVSIAFSYSLEWGKRLFASGPLAVWPTWSKPILGGWILGLLGLGIPLGLGVGYETVESILQAVPFSSGQLALLLLGKLLLSALSVGSGFVGGTFAPALFLGAVLGAGYGQVLSRVLPLISLSPPAAYAMVGMAAVLAASVRAPLTAILLLFEMTRDYHIALPLMAAVGLSIWLTEQLHPPAIYPSVREESRRANGEGGQNTGLTVEEVMVAPSLLLRQDMPVREALESLMQEKCHSALVVDGQERLRGILTLQDLERALARKEGSELAELTVQEVSQAPVLTTFPDEAVVVAAEPMYQYDLRQLPVVSREDPEHIVGLLDRERVLLSQELQSVRQALEPEIPSEEDGILGEPAPEESALSQ from the coding sequence ATGAACAGCGTTAGCGTTTCGGATCCCCGCCTGCGTTTTTCCTCGGAGAACCTGTTGCTGCTACTGGCGGCGGGAGTAGGCTTAGGCACGGGTCTGTTGGTGATCGGGTTTCGCTATTTAATCGGCTGGTTTCGCTATCTGCTGCAGGACACCCTTGTGGATAGCCTGTTGCCGCTGGGATCCTGGGTGTTAGCTCTGGCGCCGGTCTTGGGGGGACTCTTGATCAGTGCCCTCTGGATAGCGGTGCCCCTGCCTAGCTTTAGCCTCTCCAATTTGGTCAGTCCCACCCGTCCTCTGGCACCTCGACCCTGGTGGATCCCTCTCAAGTTGTTGGCGGCGGCTATCTCTTTGGGGGCGGGGGCTTCTTTGGGGCCGGAGGCTCCTAGTGTAGAAAGTGGTGGCCTGCTGGGATCCCTGTTAGGGCAGAGCCTGAGCTTATCTCGGGAGCGGGTGCAACTGTTGGTGGCCGCGGGGGCAGCGGCAGGGTTGGCGGCGGGGTTTAATGCGCCGATTGCGGGGGTGTTTTTGGCGCTGGAGTTGGCCCTATCCCGCAGCTTTACCACATCGGCGGTGAGTGTGGTGGTGCTGGCGGCGGTGGTGGCAGCCCTGATCGCTCAGGTGGGGTTGGGGGCACAGCCAGCTTTTCTTTTGCCTGCTATTACCCAGCCAGCTTTTGTGTTGCCCGCCTACGAGGTGCAAGGGTTGCTAGAGGTGCCCTTTTATCTGGGCTTGGGCCTTTTGGCCAGCTTGGTGTCGATTGCTTTTAGCTACAGCCTGGAATGGGGCAAACGCCTGTTTGCTAGTGGCCCACTTGCCGTTTGGCCTACCTGGAGCAAGCCGATCCTGGGGGGATGGATCCTGGGTCTTTTGGGCTTGGGGATCCCGTTGGGGTTGGGGGTGGGCTACGAAACTGTGGAATCGATTCTGCAAGCAGTGCCTTTCTCCTCGGGCCAGTTGGCACTGTTGCTGCTGGGCAAATTGTTACTGAGTGCCCTCAGTGTGGGCAGTGGCTTTGTGGGGGGAACCTTTGCCCCGGCTTTGTTTTTGGGGGCGGTGCTGGGGGCTGGATATGGTCAGGTGCTGAGCCGGGTGCTGCCGTTAATTTCCCTTTCTCCCCCAGCGGCCTACGCCATGGTGGGGATGGCGGCGGTGCTGGCGGCCAGTGTGCGGGCTCCTTTGACGGCGATTTTGTTGCTATTTGAGATGACGCGGGACTATCACATTGCATTACCTCTGATGGCGGCAGTGGGGTTGAGCATTTGGTTGACGGAGCAGTTGCATCCCCCGGCCATCTATCCCTCGGTTCGAGAAGAGAGCCGGCGGGCCAACGGGGAAGGGGGGCAGAACACCGGGCTGACGGTGGAAGAAGTGATGGTGGCCCCTTCCCTGCTGCTGAGGCAGGATATGCCGGTGCGCGAAGCCCTGGAGAGTTTAATGCAGGAGAAGTGCCACAGCGCTTTGGTGGTGGATGGACAGGAGCGGCTGCGGGGCATTCTCACCCTCCAAGACCTAGAACGGGCTTTGGCCCGTAAAGAGGGTTCGGAACTGGCGGAATTGACGGTGCAGGAGGTCAGTCAGGCCCCTGTCCTGACTACCTTCCCGGATGAGGCGGTGGTGGTGGCAGCCGAGCCCATGTACCAATACGATTTGCGCCAGTTGCCGGTGGTGTCTCGGGAGGATCCGGAGCACATTGTGGGCCTGTTGGATCGGGAGCGGGTATTGCTCTCCCAAGAGCTGCAATCGGTGCGGCAGGCCCTGGAGCCGGAAATCCCCTCCGAGGAAGACGGGATCCTTGGTGAACCTGCCCCGGAAGAATCAGCGCTGTCGCAGTAG
- a CDS encoding photosynthesis system II assembly factor Ycf48, with amino-acid sequence MFKPLRMVLLLSLSVLLMAARMPSMRVVPWQQVEVPTENTLLDIAFTGSSGSHGWLVGDKATLLESQDGGLSWQVRELIGLAPEAYLSSVSFAGAEGWVVGQPKILLHTLNEGSDWTSIRLSDQLPGEPLLIEALGPGSAEMVTNVGAIYRTEDGGQNWHAQVDQPIGVVKNIARSPAGEYLAVSSRGSFYFLYTPDSQTWKPYPRESSRRIQNMGFGPNGSAWKLNQGAEITLTDDFTSGEWVQPIRPGRALSFGYLNAAYQNDHDLWVVGGGATLIHSPDGGKTWEQATKVSHVPANFYSIEFPTPEQGFILGQRGSLLRYVGSNS; translated from the coding sequence ATGTTCAAACCTCTGAGAATGGTGTTGCTCCTCTCTTTGTCAGTGCTGCTGATGGCGGCACGAATGCCCAGTATGCGAGTGGTACCGTGGCAACAGGTGGAAGTGCCCACTGAAAATACCCTTTTGGACATCGCCTTCACCGGCAGTAGCGGCTCCCATGGCTGGTTGGTGGGAGACAAAGCCACTCTGCTCGAATCCCAAGACGGCGGCCTGTCCTGGCAAGTTCGTGAGCTGATCGGACTTGCGCCAGAGGCCTATCTTTCCTCGGTTAGCTTTGCCGGGGCAGAGGGCTGGGTGGTTGGGCAACCCAAGATTCTTTTGCATACCCTCAATGAGGGATCCGATTGGACATCCATTCGGCTCAGCGATCAATTGCCGGGTGAGCCCCTTTTAATCGAGGCGTTAGGGCCAGGCTCAGCAGAGATGGTCACCAATGTAGGGGCTATCTACCGTACCGAAGATGGTGGACAAAACTGGCATGCGCAGGTGGATCAACCGATCGGTGTGGTGAAAAACATTGCTCGTAGCCCTGCCGGAGAATACCTGGCGGTGTCGTCTCGGGGCAGCTTTTACTTCCTCTACACGCCTGATAGCCAAACCTGGAAGCCCTATCCCCGCGAGAGTTCTCGTCGTATCCAAAATATGGGCTTTGGGCCTAATGGTAGCGCCTGGAAGCTCAACCAAGGGGCGGAAATTACCCTTACCGATGATTTCACCTCCGGCGAGTGGGTACAGCCAATTCGTCCCGGGCGTGCCCTTAGCTTTGGCTACTTGAATGCTGCCTACCAAAATGACCATGATCTTTGGGTCGTCGGGGGGGGGGCTACCCTGATCCACAGTCCAGACGGTGGCAAAACCTGGGAACAAGCCACCAAGGTAAGCCATGTACCCGCCAATTTCTACAGCATTGAATTTCCCACCCCCGAGCAAGGGTTTATTCTCGGGCAGCGGGGCTCCCTTTTGCGCTACGTTGGCTCCAACTCCTAG
- a CDS encoding dipeptide epimerase, whose product MQVYVETFTVHKRYALTISRGTHTDTSLAWVRIEQEGVEGWGEACPFSVSDDYHQSLEDILTGLEVAKGLLRRYSAWDRQQIEARLVQEGIPSAARAAVDMALHDWMGKRLGIPLWRLWGLDLGRIKPTTMTIGIASPQEAQERALAWMKETQTQAFKIKLGSELGLMADQNMLIAVQEVIPLGSLITVDANGAWTVEQSLSMSNWLAGQGVSYLEQPLDRGREAGLITLWHESKLPIFVDESCFDSGDIPGLTDRVHGINIKLMKCGGLSEALRMIHTAKSHGLQVMLGCYSNTALGNTAAAHLAPWVDYLDLDSHLNLVDDPFSGAILHNGRLVPTDQPGLGVTLSGVLG is encoded by the coding sequence ATGCAGGTTTATGTCGAAACCTTCACCGTTCACAAGCGCTATGCCCTCACCATCAGTCGGGGCACCCACACGGATACCTCTCTGGCCTGGGTGAGGATTGAGCAGGAGGGCGTGGAGGGCTGGGGGGAGGCTTGTCCTTTTTCGGTCAGCGACGACTATCACCAGTCTTTGGAAGATATTTTGACGGGGCTGGAAGTGGCCAAGGGGCTGTTGCGGCGCTATTCTGCTTGGGATCGCCAGCAGATTGAAGCGCGACTGGTGCAGGAAGGGATCCCTTCGGCAGCACGGGCGGCGGTGGATATGGCTTTGCACGATTGGATGGGCAAACGGTTGGGGATCCCGTTGTGGCGGTTGTGGGGTTTGGATCTGGGCCGCATTAAACCCACCACGATGACGATCGGTATTGCTTCACCGCAGGAAGCCCAGGAACGGGCCTTGGCCTGGATGAAAGAGACTCAAACTCAGGCTTTCAAAATCAAGCTGGGCAGCGAGCTGGGGTTGATGGCGGATCAAAATATGCTGATCGCGGTACAGGAGGTGATCCCGCTGGGATCCCTGATTACGGTGGATGCCAATGGTGCTTGGACGGTGGAACAGAGCCTGAGCATGAGCAACTGGCTGGCGGGGCAGGGGGTGAGCTATCTGGAGCAGCCTTTGGACAGGGGACGGGAGGCGGGGTTGATCACTCTCTGGCATGAGTCGAAGCTGCCGATCTTTGTGGATGAGAGCTGTTTTGACAGTGGTGATATTCCTGGTCTCACGGATCGAGTGCATGGGATCAACATCAAGCTAATGAAATGTGGTGGCCTCAGCGAAGCTCTGCGCATGATCCACACTGCCAAATCCCACGGCTTGCAGGTGATGCTGGGCTGTTATAGCAACACGGCCTTGGGCAATACGGCAGCGGCCCATCTGGCTCCTTGGGTGGACTACCTGGATTTGGATAGCCATCTCAATCTGGTGGATGATCCCTTTTCCGGGGCCATCCTGCATAATGGCCGTTTAGTACCTACCGACCAACCGGGTTTGGGGGTGACTCTGTCGGGCGTTTTGGGGTAG
- a CDS encoding DUF1611 domain-containing protein has protein sequence MSAPGALSNQSRVAVLLHGGLLRDQGKTGLSLLRYGQFQVVAVIDREQAGGSLAELTGIPKPIPIVASVAEALAYQPEILAIGIAPSGGQLPQEWREELGQALGAGLSLVNGLHTPMAEDPQFQQWLQPGAWIWDIRQEPQGLSVGKALARMLACKRVLTVGTDMSVGKMSTSLELHQASLERGLRSRFLATGQTGIMLSGDGIPLDAVRVDYASGAVEQLVMRHGPEHDILHIEGQGSLLNPASTATLPLIRGSQPTHLILVHRAGQTHIKGMDYVPIPPLSNVIDLYEQVAGAGGAFASVPVAGIALNTFGWEESAAHEHIAQVESETGLPCTDVVRFGADPLLRGILAEG, from the coding sequence ATGTCAGCACCAGGAGCCCTTTCCAATCAGAGCCGCGTGGCTGTTTTATTGCATGGGGGCCTACTGCGGGATCAGGGCAAAACCGGCTTGTCGCTACTGCGCTACGGGCAGTTTCAGGTGGTGGCGGTGATCGATCGGGAGCAGGCAGGGGGATCCCTGGCGGAGCTGACGGGGATCCCGAAACCTATTCCGATTGTCGCCTCGGTGGCGGAGGCTCTGGCTTATCAACCGGAGATCTTGGCGATTGGGATTGCCCCTTCCGGTGGACAGTTGCCGCAGGAGTGGCGGGAGGAGTTGGGCCAAGCTTTAGGAGCCGGTCTATCTTTGGTGAATGGGCTGCATACGCCTATGGCTGAGGATCCACAGTTCCAACAGTGGTTACAGCCAGGGGCCTGGATTTGGGATATTCGCCAGGAACCCCAGGGGTTGTCGGTGGGTAAGGCATTGGCGCGGATGCTCGCCTGCAAACGGGTGCTGACGGTGGGCACCGATATGAGCGTGGGGAAAATGTCTACCAGCTTAGAACTCCACCAGGCCAGCCTGGAACGGGGCTTGCGTTCTCGGTTTCTGGCCACCGGACAAACTGGGATTATGCTCAGTGGGGATGGGATCCCGTTGGATGCGGTGCGGGTGGACTATGCCAGCGGAGCGGTGGAGCAGCTGGTGATGCGCCATGGCCCCGAGCACGACATTCTGCACATTGAAGGTCAGGGATCCCTGCTCAACCCCGCCTCGACAGCGACACTCCCTCTGATCCGTGGATCCCAGCCGACCCACCTGATCTTGGTGCACCGGGCTGGACAGACCCACATCAAGGGTATGGACTATGTGCCTATACCGCCGTTATCCAACGTTATCGATCTGTACGAGCAGGTGGCGGGCGCTGGTGGGGCCTTTGCCTCTGTGCCGGTTGCAGGTATTGCCCTGAATACCTTTGGCTGGGAGGAGTCTGCTGCCCACGAACATATTGCCCAAGTGGAATCCGAAACGGGGCTGCCCTGTACGGATGTGGTGCGCTTTGGGGCGGATCCCTTGTTGCGAGGAATTTTGGCTGAGGGGTAG
- a CDS encoding FHA domain-containing protein: MTTPPLRPTLNHVLIVKDRNGPKAYWLTAELYSLGRDPGNSIRIDSQYASRHHAILVKTESPASPDGFTYQIIDGDIHGTPSTNGLYVRGQRVEFQDLEDGDEIQFGNDATATYSLQTKDLDAILSTFENTQIVGL; encoded by the coding sequence ATGACCACGCCCCCTCTCCGACCCACCCTCAATCATGTGCTGATCGTCAAGGATCGCAACGGGCCAAAGGCCTACTGGTTAACGGCTGAGCTGTATTCGCTGGGTCGGGATCCGGGCAACAGCATTCGCATTGATTCGCAATATGCTTCCCGCCACCACGCTATCTTGGTAAAAACGGAATCTCCCGCTTCGCCGGATGGGTTCACTTACCAGATCATCGATGGAGACATTCACGGTACCCCCAGCACCAATGGCTTGTATGTACGGGGTCAGCGGGTGGAGTTCCAGGATTTGGAAGATGGGGATGAAATTCAATTTGGTAACGATGCCACCGCTACTTATTCCCTGCAAACCAAGGATCTGGATGCAATTCTCTCTACTTTTGAAAATACCCAGATTGTGGGTTTGTAG
- the map gene encoding type I methionyl aminopeptidase: protein MNQLTQAPQPLVLLSSRELEKMRRACQLAADLLNHLEPMVQPGITTQALNDEAERWTQAHGAKSAPLGYHGFPKSICTSINQVVCHGIPSPRQILREGDIINIDVTPILGGYHGDTSKTFFVGQPSERARRLVEVTEECLRRGIAAVKPGGRVGDIGAAIQEYAEAQGYGVVRDFVGHGVGRQFHTAPQIPHYGQAGQGEKLRPGMVFTIEPMINEGTWKVKVLADKWTAVTLDGKLSAQFEHTVAVTETGVEILTLPCALG, encoded by the coding sequence ATGAACCAACTCACCCAAGCCCCGCAACCTCTGGTTTTGCTCTCTTCCCGCGAGCTGGAAAAAATGCGGCGCGCCTGCCAGTTGGCGGCAGATCTGCTCAATCATCTCGAGCCGATGGTGCAACCTGGGATTACCACCCAAGCCCTGAACGATGAGGCAGAGCGTTGGACACAAGCCCACGGTGCCAAAAGTGCCCCCCTTGGGTATCACGGTTTTCCCAAATCCATTTGCACCAGCATCAACCAGGTAGTTTGCCACGGCATTCCCAGTCCCAGGCAGATCCTTAGAGAGGGGGACATCATTAACATCGATGTCACCCCGATTTTGGGAGGCTACCACGGAGACACCTCGAAAACCTTTTTTGTCGGGCAGCCTTCTGAGCGGGCACGCCGACTGGTGGAGGTAACCGAAGAATGTTTGCGGCGCGGCATTGCGGCGGTGAAACCTGGTGGTCGAGTGGGGGATATTGGTGCTGCGATTCAGGAATATGCCGAAGCCCAAGGCTATGGAGTGGTGCGGGATTTTGTCGGGCATGGCGTGGGTCGTCAATTTCACACGGCTCCGCAGATCCCCCATTACGGCCAAGCGGGGCAAGGGGAAAAACTGCGCCCAGGCATGGTCTTCACCATCGAACCGATGATCAATGAGGGTACCTGGAAAGTGAAGGTGCTGGCGGATAAGTGGACGGCTGTCACCCTGGATGGCAAGCTCTCGGCCCAGTTTGAGCACACGGTGGCCGTCACTGAAACGGGTGTGGAGATCTTGACCCTACCTTGTGCGCTGGGCTGA
- a CDS encoding rubredoxin — protein MNGSQPDPSLGPKPPRLIELAEDETDAQLSDPLQMQRYECRSCGYVYEPAKGDQLNRIPVGVPFEELPADWKCPVCRADQRLFQAVGVKGKPSGFQENLGYGLGVNVMTPTQKNLLIFLGLALGFLFLMSFYFVE, from the coding sequence ATGAATGGCTCGCAACCGGATCCCAGTTTAGGGCCAAAGCCGCCTCGCCTGATCGAGCTGGCCGAAGACGAAACCGATGCGCAGCTCAGCGATCCTCTGCAGATGCAGCGCTATGAATGCCGTTCCTGTGGCTATGTCTATGAGCCTGCCAAGGGGGATCAGCTGAATCGGATCCCGGTGGGAGTCCCCTTTGAAGAATTGCCCGCAGATTGGAAATGTCCTGTATGTCGGGCGGATCAGCGACTGTTCCAAGCAGTGGGGGTGAAAGGGAAGCCCTCAGGTTTTCAGGAGAATTTGGGCTATGGACTTGGAGTGAACGTAATGACCCCCACTCAAAAGAACCTGCTCATTTTCCTGGGGTTGGCGCTGGGATTTTTATTCCTGATGAGTTTTTATTTCGTTGAGTGA
- a CDS encoding DUF2062 domain-containing protein: MSPPLWLRLPPLPSLPSVPWGTFFRRSGSAVPRFNAQSVSQSGVTLTRRDPSWKRGLRYLYLRLLRLQSTPQQIARGLAVGVFAGCFPIFGFQTLAALVLAVPFRGNKLVAAAGTWVSNPFTYVPIYAFNYQVGKWLLGSHTSVATQELVAATWQSWMQWGVEVSGTLFLGCAFVGFWGALISYFLGLWLAEQIRHRRRLGL; the protein is encoded by the coding sequence ATGAGTCCCCCTCTCTGGTTGAGGCTGCCTCCTCTGCCCTCCTTGCCCTCGGTGCCTTGGGGTACCTTCTTTCGCCGATCCGGATCCGCTGTGCCCCGTTTTAATGCTCAATCTGTCTCTCAATCTGGGGTCACTTTGACCCGTCGGGATCCCTCCTGGAAGCGGGGGTTGCGCTATCTTTACCTGCGCCTGTTGCGGCTGCAATCCACTCCGCAGCAAATTGCCCGGGGGTTGGCGGTGGGGGTGTTTGCTGGCTGTTTCCCGATCTTTGGCTTTCAAACCTTGGCCGCTCTGGTGCTGGCTGTCCCCTTTCGTGGCAATAAGCTGGTGGCAGCGGCGGGCACTTGGGTGAGCAATCCCTTCACCTATGTGCCCATTTACGCCTTTAACTACCAGGTGGGGAAATGGCTGCTGGGATCCCACACATCGGTGGCCACACAGGAGCTGGTGGCAGCCACTTGGCAAAGTTGGATGCAGTGGGGCGTGGAAGTATCGGGCACCCTATTTTTAGGCTGTGCTTTTGTGGGTTTTTGGGGAGCCTTGATCAGCTATTTTTTGGGGCTATGGCTGGCGGAACAGATTCGACACCGGCGGCGGCTGGGTCTGTGA
- the murG gene encoding undecaprenyldiphospho-muramoylpentapeptide beta-N-acetylglucosaminyltransferase, which produces MSTRVRDRASPPRLLVAASGTGGHVFPALAIAEQLPDWQIEWLGVSDRMEAKLVQERYRLHCVAMSGLQGSPLEKLRALAQLGRSTLQTRQILKSGQFDVVLTTGGYIAAPAILAARALGVPAVLHESNAIPGKVTRALGRWCQRVALGMAETAKYLPGVATQVVGTPVRSEFYSPQPVPADLPIPDGEPFILVMGGSQGARGLNRMVAACAEAWLQSGAWIVHLTGGIEAQAPESGIPQHPRYWRFPFRADVANLLQRADFAISRAGAMSLAELLATGTPALLIPYPFAAEDHQYHNALAFVQCGGGVVMRESEKNLDLLRQTVLTWLAHPQTITQMATNLKAAAHPAAGKAMAHLLQEILQDLAR; this is translated from the coding sequence TTGAGTACAAGGGTTAGGGACAGAGCCTCACCCCCTCGCCTGTTGGTCGCCGCCAGCGGCACGGGGGGACATGTGTTTCCGGCCTTGGCCATTGCCGAGCAGCTACCCGATTGGCAGATCGAATGGTTGGGGGTGTCGGATCGGATGGAGGCGAAGCTGGTACAGGAGCGCTACAGGCTCCACTGCGTTGCCATGTCTGGTTTACAGGGATCTCCCCTCGAGAAGCTGCGGGCCTTGGCTCAATTGGGCCGTTCAACCCTGCAGACACGCCAAATCCTCAAGTCCGGACAGTTTGATGTGGTGCTGACCACTGGCGGATACATTGCCGCGCCGGCGATCTTGGCGGCGCGTGCGCTCGGGGTACCAGCGGTGTTACATGAATCCAATGCCATCCCCGGCAAAGTCACCCGTGCGTTGGGGAGATGGTGCCAGCGAGTAGCTTTGGGCATGGCAGAAACGGCAAAATATCTACCGGGGGTGGCCACCCAAGTGGTGGGGACACCCGTTCGATCTGAGTTCTACAGCCCCCAACCCGTACCTGCCGATCTCCCGATTCCAGATGGGGAGCCCTTCATTTTGGTCATGGGGGGCAGCCAAGGGGCAAGGGGACTGAATCGCATGGTCGCCGCCTGTGCGGAGGCTTGGTTGCAGTCTGGGGCCTGGATTGTGCATTTGACGGGTGGTATAGAAGCCCAGGCCCCAGAGTCTGGGATCCCTCAGCATCCCCGTTACTGGCGATTTCCCTTTCGAGCGGATGTGGCCAATTTGTTGCAGCGAGCAGATTTTGCCATCAGCCGTGCTGGAGCCATGAGCCTGGCGGAATTGCTAGCCACAGGCACACCGGCCCTTTTGATACCTTATCCCTTTGCCGCCGAGGATCATCAGTACCACAATGCTCTCGCTTTCGTGCAGTGCGGCGGGGGAGTGGTCATGCGAGAATCCGAAAAGAATCTGGACTTACTCCGGCAGACGGTGTTGACTTGGTTGGCTCATCCCCAAACCATCACTCAAATGGCCACTAACCTGAAAGCCGCTGCCCATCCGGCAGCAGGCAAAGCTATGGCCCACCTGTTGCAAGAGATCCTTCAAGATTTGGCCCGTTAG
- the accC gene encoding acetyl-CoA carboxylase biotin carboxylase subunit, translated as MPPITKILIANRGEIALRIIRTCQEMGIPTVAVYSTADQNSLHVQLADEAVCVGDAPVAKSYLNIPNIISAALTRGATAIHPGYGFLAENAKFAEMCADHNLIFIGPSPDSMRKMADKATARETMQSVGVPTVPGSRGLIGSDDEAVKLAEKIGYPVIIKATAGGGGRGMRVAKDAQDLLKMMRTAQGEAQAAFGDGGIYLEKFIERPRHVEFQILADTQGNVVHLYERDCSIQRRHQKLLEEAPSPALTATLRARMGAAAVKAAKVVNYVGAGTVEFLLDKHGQFYFIEMNTRIQVEHPVTEMVTGLDLIAEQIRIAQGQALSFRQKDVQLRGHAIECRINAEDPKQQFRPQSGTISAYLPPGGPGVRMDSHIYTDYRIPPYYDSLLGKLIAWGPNRAAAIRRMQRALSECAITGVPTTIPFHQQILRHEAFLKGEVYTDFIPQHMPLG; from the coding sequence ATGCCGCCCATCACCAAGATTCTGATCGCCAACCGAGGTGAGATCGCCCTACGCATTATCCGCACCTGTCAGGAAATGGGGATCCCGACGGTAGCCGTTTATTCCACTGCTGATCAAAACTCTCTGCATGTGCAACTGGCGGATGAGGCTGTCTGTGTGGGGGATGCCCCGGTGGCCAAAAGTTATCTGAATATCCCGAATATCATCTCAGCGGCGCTTACTCGTGGGGCGACGGCTATTCATCCGGGCTATGGGTTTTTGGCGGAAAATGCCAAGTTTGCCGAAATGTGCGCGGATCACAATCTGATCTTTATCGGCCCCTCTCCTGACTCGATGCGCAAGATGGCGGATAAAGCCACAGCCCGGGAGACCATGCAATCGGTGGGGGTACCCACTGTGCCGGGCAGTCGGGGGCTGATTGGCTCGGATGATGAGGCGGTGAAGCTGGCGGAGAAAATTGGCTATCCCGTGATCATCAAGGCGACGGCAGGGGGCGGCGGTCGGGGGATGCGGGTGGCTAAAGATGCCCAAGATTTGCTCAAGATGATGCGCACCGCTCAGGGGGAAGCCCAAGCGGCTTTTGGGGATGGGGGCATTTATCTGGAGAAATTCATCGAGCGGCCCCGCCATGTGGAGTTTCAAATTCTGGCGGATACCCAGGGTAATGTGGTGCATCTATACGAGCGGGATTGCTCCATTCAACGGCGACATCAAAAGCTCCTAGAAGAGGCTCCTAGTCCAGCTCTGACCGCAACTCTCCGCGCTCGCATGGGGGCTGCTGCGGTAAAAGCAGCCAAGGTGGTGAACTATGTGGGGGCGGGGACGGTGGAGTTTTTGCTAGATAAACACGGCCAGTTTTATTTCATCGAGATGAACACTCGCATTCAGGTGGAACATCCCGTGACGGAAATGGTGACTGGGCTGGATCTGATTGCCGAGCAAATTCGCATTGCCCAGGGGCAAGCCCTTTCTTTTCGTCAGAAGGATGTGCAACTGCGGGGGCACGCCATCGAATGTCGTATCAACGCTGAGGATCCCAAGCAGCAGTTTCGTCCGCAATCCGGCACAATCAGTGCCTATTTGCCCCCGGGGGGGCCAGGGGTACGGATGGACTCCCATATCTACACCGACTATCGGATCCCGCCCTATTACGATTCGCTACTGGGCAAATTGATCGCTTGGGGGCCAAACCGAGCGGCGGCTATCCGACGTATGCAACGGGCTTTGAGCGAATGTGCCATCACTGGGGTGCCTACTACGATCCCTTTTCACCAACAGATTCTGCGTCACGAGGCTTTTTTGAAGGGGGAGGTTTATACGGATTTTATTCCGCAACATATGCCCCTGGGGTAA